Proteins found in one Asterias rubens chromosome 12, eAstRub1.3, whole genome shotgun sequence genomic segment:
- the LOC117298000 gene encoding uncharacterized protein LOC117298000 gives MSAEKERRYQELYKNRFVNPIDQGVGRRTGWVLNKEVRKDSEGFEVFDDYWSDSGEESIEDLSLHANKENKEKRYKLSSPIKHMLPFTPSSRGGSTDAEPLSDIPSKKVQSNSFAIAEPHSDSIVVESVQTGGNNASESQQLTQPETSEEVAVGKGDVVDDVATATPTREEGGIQESDITGSIIKGGTSFLAPHSALQEFKTKTRLQFDDDDVEDRPRRRSTRTKQAREKGLDNLSEEGSTSEETLKASHSSEGSQELKTATETSSASAGEEQPQKRSFSLIQERASLQESTSKTIKGVSPATERQTSLLVDKEESLVSGVGSTHQTLEKERVITEASRAASQPRAIRKDSITQEQRKSVGVTKETAKSTRRRRKPNKMHVEEDGDLSGEEGMFISLQKSVVNRHDGTKEAVSDLITSVLSDQSFQDADDEGVIDIVQNDHSYKSTRTRKSRGTSKAKGGSLPQDEPVSKARKRKGRPRQSDKQDMSKAELIDGAVEEVLPVPQPEPVQSNQGGMPRASSEDSDINVTKSTASSRSSRTRKSKKTTGEATSGSGEGSQESQQSGTDVANKSRNRSRRRPTKKTKQNSTVAGDEMSSTGTDEERGQRTRRKPRGRKVAVVVGDEVAVDVGGEVAFDVGGEDIGVVDGDSGGDAVDSLSSGKTKRQRNRSDKTKKGSESSLVDVKEVESSTVFNSSGANHTMEVNNDEALREVRPQEQIPYHTSFRKSLGNKRASVHFGSVYVVSSDTDGVEATPGSIPSSSLVAPDDDDRIPRKRFKGTPGANRSQNHSIAAIDATQPNEWSRKRSIENGSEVVAATKKPGEPTRGRKGRRGKRKLYSGDLSTTVLIEPSQRLSQSSTQSTADVYDIDSSIPPEAEGSFKVPQGSLSSGRGKGRGRSRGKGRGRGKATRLDSTKDAASETQVKPASDAVMDFLSKYEYEKSGESAESSDDPSESPMESSDGANREATHSAITPKTLSTTVYPEPTPRSILKDPTKQTNNRQKKNLQLQFFEVPKAKAIIVQPDDEENGQRRTRRNRVRPLEFWRNERAVYQRRMSGGFALAGVDSPAVSSPEHRPQRAERGKKKLPHTPADLSMHGTPPPGGKVAEHPAMTVVNPDTQEEVVVDTVKTAKMYKFVGPSGKEATDEDPITLCKCISQKAFSSGILTIRPLSEKGLQLVRNDTMVFYITRGKVAVTIHHTTSIMQNGDMFFVPQGNLYNVKNLRRDEAKLVFFQHKGR, from the exons ATGTCTGCTGAGAAGGAAAGACGA TACCAGGAACTCTACAAGAACCGCTTTGTGAATCCCATTGACCAAGGCGTGGGGAG ACGCACTGGTTGGGTGTTGAACAAAGAGGTACGCAAAGACAGTGAGGGCTTTGAGGTGTTTGATGACTACTGGTCTGACTCTG GTGAAGAAAGTATTGAAGATCTATCTCTTCATGccaacaaagaaaataaagaaaaacggTATAAG CTGAGTTCACCTATCAAGCATATGCTACCCTTCACACCGAGCTCCCGCGGTGGAAGCACAGACGCCGAACCTCTCTCAGACATCCCGTCCAAGAAGGTGCAGTCAAATTCTTTTGCAATCGCAGAGCCCCACTCTGACTCGATAGTCGTCGAGAGCGTCCAGACTGGAGGGAACAACGCCTCAGAGTCTCAACAACTGACACAGCCGGAAACCAGTGAGGAGGTTGCCGTCGGTAAAGgtgatgttgttgatgatgttgcCACAGCAACACCAACTCGAGAGGAGGGAGGGATACAGGAGTCAGATATCACTGGGAGTATCATCAAGGGTGGGACGTCGTTCCTAGCGCCTCATTCTGCCCTGCAGGAGTTCAAGACAAAAACAAG GTTACAGTTTGATGATGACGATGTGGAAGACCGACCGAGACGAAGATCAACTCGCACAAAGCAAGCTAGAGAGAAGGGTCTGGACAACCTGAGCGAAGAAGGCAGCACTTCGGAGGAAACACTAAAAGCATCTCACTCTAGCGAGGGTTCGCAGGAGCTAAAGACAGCAACGGAGACTTCTTCGGCTTCGGCAGGAGAAGAGCAACCACAGAAGAGAAGTTTTTCTCTGATTCAAGAGAGAGCATCCTTGCAAGAGTCGACATCTAAGACGATTAAAGGGGTGTCTCCGGCCACCGAGAGACAGACATCCTTGTTGGTGGATAAAGAAGAGAGTCTGGTATCTGGTGTCGGTTCAACTCATCAAACTTTGGAGAAGGAAAG agtaATTACAGAAGCCTCTAGAGCTGCTTCACAGCCAAGAGCCATCAGAAAGGACAGTATAACTCAGGAGCAAAGGAAGTCTGTTGGCGTCACGAAAGAGACAGCAAAGTCGACCAGACGGCGGAGGAAGCCAAACAAGATGCATGTAGAGGAGGACGGAGATCTCTCGGGAGAGGAAGGGATGTTTATATCGCTCCAGAAGTCTGTGGTCAACCGGCACGATGGGACCAAGGAGGCAGTGTCAGATTTGATCACGAGTGTCCTGAGTGATCAGTCATTCCAGGATGCCGACGATGAAGGGGTCATCGACATCGTTCAGAATGACCACTCCTACAAATCAACCCGGACAAGAAAGAGCAGAGGTACTTCAAAAGCTAAGGGTGGATCTTTACCCCAGGATGAGCCGGTTTCTAAAGCCAGGAAGAGGAAAGGAAGACCAAGACAAAGTGACAAACAGGACATGTCCAAAGCGGAGTTGATTGATGGTGCAGTTGAAGAGGTGTTGCCAGTGCCACAGCCTGAGCCTGTTCAGTCAAACCAAGGAGGCATGCCACGTGCCTCAAGTGAAGACAGTGATATCAATGTTACAAAATCAACAGCTTCCTCAAGATCCTCACGGACGCGTAAATCAAAGAAGACTACGGGAGAAGCTACCAGTGGTAGTGGAGAAGGTAGCCAAGAGTCGCAGCAGTCAGGAACAGATGTTGCCAACAAGAGTCGAAATCGATCTAGGAGAAGACCAACTAAAAAGACAAAGCAGAACTCAACTGTTGCAGGAGATGAGATGAGCTCCACGGGAACTGATGAAGAACGAGGTCAAAGAACGCGGAGGAAGCCTAGAGGAAGGAAGGTAGCAGTCGTTGTCGGAGATGAGGTTGCAGTCGATGTTGGAGGTGAGGTTGCATTCGATGTCGGAGGTGAGGACATCGGTGTGGTAGATGGAGACTCTGGTGGGGATGCGGTTGATAGTTTATCAAGTGGAAAGACAAAAAGGCAAAGGAACAGGTCTGATAAAACCAAGAAAGGTTCTGAATCTAGTCTTGTGGATGTCAAGGAAGTAGAGTCATCCACTGTCTTCAACTCATCAGGCGCTAATCACACAATGGAGGTCAACAACGATGAAGCGCTGAGAGAGGTCAGACCCCAAGAGCAGATCCCCTACCACACATCCTTTAGGAAATCCCTCGGAAATAAACGTGCCAGTGTTCACTTTGGCAGTGTTTATGTAGTCTCGTCAGACACAGATGGTGTTGAAGCCACTCCGGGAAGCATTCCATCCTCGTCTCTCGTCGCTCCAGATGATGATGACAGAATCCCAAGAAAGAGGTTCAAAGGGACACCTGGAGCAAACCGAAGCCAGAACCACTCAATCGCAGCCATTGATGCTACTCAACCCAATGAGTGGTCTAGAAAGAGGAGCATCGAGAATGGGTCGGAGGTCGTTGCAGCAACGAAGAAGCCAGGGGAGCCAACAAGAGGCAGAAAGGGAAGACGAGGCAAGAGGAAGCTATACTCTGGAGATCTCTCTACCACCGTCCTAATTGAACCCTCTCAGAGATTATCTCAGAGTAGCACCCAATCCACAGCTGACGTCTACGATATTGACTCTAGCATCCCTCCTGAGGCAGAGGGTTCGTTCAAAGTTCCACAAGGAAGCTTGTCGTCGGGACGGGGAAAGGGACGAGGTAGAAGCAGAGGgaaggggagggggagggggaaagcAACAAGGTTGGACTCCACTAAAGATGCCGCATCAGAGACTCAAG TCAAACCAGCCAGTGATGCAGTGATGGATTTTCTGAGCAAGTATGAGTATGAGAAGTCTGGCGAGTCAGCAGAGTCGAGCGACGATCCCTCAGAGAGTCCCATGGAGAGTTCCGATGGAGCCAACCGGGAGGCCACTCACTCTGCGATTACTCCCAAGACACTGTCCACAACGG TCTACCCCGAACCGACACCTCGCTCTATCCTGAAGGACCCAACAAAGCAAACCAATAATCGACAGAAGAAGAATTTACAGCTGCAGTTCTTTGAAGTTCCCAAAGCCAAAGCAATTATAG ttCAACCAGATGATGAGGAGAACGGTCAACGCAGGACAAGGCGTAACAGAGTGCGCCCTCTGGAGTTTTGGCGCAATGAGAGAGCGGTCTATCAACGTAGGATGTCCGGTGGTTTCGCTCTAGCCGGGGTAGATTCACCGGCGGTAAGCAGTCCCGAACATCGCCCTCAAAGGGCAGAAAGAG GCAAGAAGAAACTGCCACATACTCCTGCTGATCTATCCATGCATGGAACCCCACCCCCGGGGGGTAAAGTGGCAGAACACCCAGCAATGACGGTGGTAAACCCGGACACACAAGAAGAGGTAGTAGTGG ACACTGTAAAGACGGCCAAGATGTACAAGTTTGTTGGGCCGAGCGGCAAAGAGGCAACTGATGAAGACCCAATAACACTCTGCAAGTGCATCTCACAGAAAGCCTTCTCTTCAG GCATTCTGACCATCCGGCCGTTAAGCGAGAAGGGATTACAGCTCGTTCGTAATGACACCATGGTATTCTACATCACTAGAGGCAAGGTAGCGGTTACCATCCACCATACTACCAGTATCATGCAGAACGGAGACATGTTCTTTGTGCCGCAAG GTAACTTGTACAACGTGAAGAATCTGCGACGTGACGAGGCCAAGCTTGTTTTCTTCCAGCACAAAGGCCGATGA
- the LOC117298001 gene encoding HAUS augmin-like complex subunit 3 — translation MSGGRRLVDALQRIGFGEAHDLQAEGFDWMFDNERVTPFLDWFCDNVGPANLLSQQEIKEFKLLDSSGEGILEGAQLEDALKNSSLAEDDEMSPEMLRENILQMEEELEVARMRKEHLLQQRNKLSVHHTGLTHRLTKIGMVESATKKRYKKSLEKNQTDNAQMNTALERLGKSTKDLVQLYHRTASSPISSRSTNTSHDATFLSQQPLGQYHVTEERFTQELTGFTKKQFFEGIADLVGHDEGSRYQILDISDPSSLVIKGEKKHVTDIDCKELLRLQTIYPASQRRRVKFQVEEARLMAACNFAGEKLQSLTHGGYSSNVNELRDRLKESQMKLQTLHRLGAKIAESDLSELIQESAVLQATRVLYGDYNLKIMRQDYFTSKQDQLIEQLTAQQSRHKFLLMAYEVEAHKHRETHRLLTAAEQLLKRNYQAQQARMNMMSDPSLSPSSGVRNTIDSRDSFINKLHSIIVNNADTNGHQQLFLTYSGLKEGARQLAERLATLQQLLSSTNSSQDSRLADLELTLKRCEEMVYAGSATIDGQPVLSPPQLMNGITRLDQTLQKLEHTIRDIIGDYNGKLKMLKGDPLLAKERHLFVYLFTDPSRLRRAVRELTQRLEAQLVQ, via the exons ATGAGTGGAGGCAGACGATTGGTCGATGCCTTACAAAGGATCGGCTTTGGCGAGGCACATGACCTTCAAGCAGAGGGATTTGATTGGATGTTTGACAACGAGCGAGTTACGCCCTTCTTGGATTGGTTCTGCGATAATGTTGGACCAGCTAATCTTCTCTCCCAGCAGGAAATTAAAGA GTTTAAGTTACTGGATTCCTCCGGTGAGGGGATCTTGGAAGGAGCCCAACTTGAAGATGCTCTCAAGAATTCATCATTAGCAGAAGATGATGAAATGTCTCCAGAGATGCTAAG AGAGAACATTCTTCAAATGGAAGAGGAGCTTGAGGTTGCTCGGATGAGGAAGGAACACTTATTGcaacaaagaaataaacttaG TGTCCATCACACAGGATTGACGCATCGGCTCACTAAGATTGGAATGGTGGAGTCGGCAACGAAGAAACGCTACAAAAAGAGTCTGGAGAAGAATCAGACGGATAATGCTCAG atgaaCACAGCACTGGAGAGACTAGGCAAGTCTACAAAGGACCTCGTCCAATTGTATCATCGCACAGCATCTTCCCCCATCTCCAGTAGATCGACGAACACATCCCATGATGCAACATTCCTATCCCAGCAGCCTTTGGGTCAGTACCACGTCACCGAGGAGCGTTTTACCCAGGAGTTGACCGGCTTTACCAAAAAGCAGTTCTTTgag GGTATTGCTGACTTGGTCGGTCACGATGAAGGATCACGCTACCAGATACTTGACATCAGTGACCCTAGCAGCTTGGTGATCaaaggagagaaaaaacacGTCACTGATATCGATTGTAAAGAGCTCCTCAGACTGCAAACAAT TTATCCCGCCAGTCAGAGAAGACGCGTCAAATTTCAGGTGGAAGAAGCGCGCCTTATGGCTGCGTGTAACTTCGCTGGCGAAAAGCTCCAGTCGTTAACCCATGGTGGATATTCCAGCAATGTCAATGAGCTCAG GGACCGGCTGAAAGAATCACAGATGAAACTCCAGACTCTACATAGGCTGGGGGCAAAGATCGCCGAATCGGACCTCAGCGAACTCATCCAAGAGAGTGCAGTGCTACAGGCAACTAGAGTCTTGTATGGAGACTACAATCTCAAGATCATGAGACAAGACTACTTCACATCTAAACAAGATCAG TTGATAGAGCAACTGACGGCACAGCAGTCCCGCCATAAATTCCTGTTGATGGCGTACGAGGTGGAAGCTCACAAACATCGAGAGACTCACCGTCTGCTGACAGCAGCTGAGCAGCTCCTCAAAAGAAACTATCAAGCCCAGCAAGCCAGAATG AACATGATGTCCGATCCGAGTTTATCCCCATCCTCTGGTGTGCGTAACACCATTGACAGCCGGGACAGTTTCATCAACAAATTGCACAGCATCATTG TTAACAACGCCGATACAAACGGTCACCAGCAGCTGTTCCTGACCTACAGTGGACTGAAAGAGGGCGCCAGACAGCTGGCTGAACGGCTCGCTACATTACAACAACTTCTCTCATCCACAAACAGTAGTCAAGACAGCAGATTAGCGGACTT GGAATTGACTCTGAAACGATGTGAAGAAATGGTGTACGCTGGTTCAGCCACGATAGACGGCCAGCCCGTCTTGAGCCCCCCTCAGTTGATGAATGGAATCACCCGTTTAGACCAAACTCTGCAGAAACTGGAACATACCATAAGGGACATTATAGGGGATTACAATGGCAAATTGAAG ATGTTGAAGGGAGACCCTCTGCTGGCCAAAGAGAGGCACTTGTTTGTGTATCTCTTCACTGACCCATCACGACTACGCCGAGCTGTGCGTGAACTAACACAGAGACTAGAAGCACAACTTGTACAGTGA